In Apus apus isolate bApuApu2 chromosome 25, bApuApu2.pri.cur, whole genome shotgun sequence, the following proteins share a genomic window:
- the NXPH3 gene encoding neurexophilin-3, with amino-acid sequence MHLPRSCIVLFIQGSISLLVICGQEEAGQGAEQREPKTQEGAQVQKTRELLSPKPLLTPTLLQNMTLLELVSSSWELWDILDNLPKQDQAPHSRGQRDLGSAPGKLKKIFGWGDFYSNIKTVKLNLLITGKVVDHGNGTVNVFFRHNSTGQGNISVSLVPPTKAVEFDLEQQIFIEAKESKIFNCRVEYEKVDRAKKTTLCTYDPSKTCYHEHTQSHVSWVCSKPFKVICIYITFYSIDYRLVQKVCPDYNYHSDVPYYPSG; translated from the coding sequence GTGATCTGTGGCCAAGAAGAAGCAGGGCAAGGTGCAGAGCAACGTGAACCCAAGACCCAGGAGGGAGCTCAGGTGCAGAAGACCCGTGAGCTGCTCTCTCCAAAACCCCTGTTAACTCCAACCTTACTGCAGAACATGACCCTCTTGGAGCTGGTGAGCAGCTCATGGGAGTTATGGGATATCCTGGACAACCTCCCCAAGCAGGACCAGGCTCCACATTCCAGAggacagagggacctggggtcAGCTCCAggcaagcttaaaaaaatttttGGCTGGGGAGATTTCTATTCCAACATCAAGACAGTGAAGCTGAACCTCTTGATCACCGGAAAGGTGGTTGACCACGGCAACGGCACAGTCAACGTCTTCTTCAGACACAACTCTACTGGGCAAGGGAACATCTCTGTCAGCCTCGTCCCTCCCACCAAGGCAGTGGAGTTCGACCTGGAGCAACAGATCTTCATTGAGGCCAAAGAATCCAAGATCTTCAACTGCCGGGTGGAGTACGAGAAGGTGGATCGTGCCAAGAAGACCACGCTCTGCACTTACGACCCATCCAAGACCTGCTACCACGAGCACACCCAAAGCCACGTCTCCTGGGTCTGCTCCAAGCCCTTCAAAGTCATCTGCATCTACATCACCTTCTACAGCATAGACTACAGGCTGGTGCAGAAGGTGTGTCCCGACTACAACTACCACAGCGACGTACCCTACTACCCCTCAGGATGA